The following coding sequences are from one Musa acuminata AAA Group cultivar baxijiao chromosome BXJ2-4, Cavendish_Baxijiao_AAA, whole genome shotgun sequence window:
- the LOC135608948 gene encoding monoterpene synthase 8, chloroplastic-like, translated as MVSQSNMHKLCGWTEGVFNRFIDEKGNLKASLRHQTEGLVSLYEASHLAKEGEHVLEEATNFTTKQLKSLMEGSLEPHLREHVAHALELPLDWRMPRLQTRWFIEACQREANINPVLLELAKLDFNRVQSIHQRELREVSRWWSNLGLAQRLPFSRDRLMESYIWTVGWAFEPQFARFREAQTKANCLITTIDDVYDVYGTIDELELFTDAVDRWDVNTMDKLP; from the exons ATGGTGTCACAATCTAACATGCACAAATTATGTGGATGGACTGAAGGTGTATTCAACCGATTTATAGATGAGAAGGGCAACTTGAAAGCCAGCCTTCGCCACCAGACTGAAGGATTGGTGAGCTTGTACGAGGCTTCCCATCTTGCAAAGGAAGGAGAGCACGTGCTGGAAGAAGCTACGAACTTCACAACTAAACAGCTCAAGAGCCTCATGGAGGGATCGCTTGAGCCTCATCTCAGGGAGCACGTAGCCCATGCCTTGGAGCTTCCATTGGACTGGAGGATGCCGAGGTTACAGACCAGGTGGTTTATAGAAGCATGCCAAAGGGAAGCGAACATAAACCCTGTCCTACTTGAATTGGCTAAGTTGGACTTCAACAGAGTTCAGAGCATACATCAGAGGGAACTCAGGGAAGTGTCGAG atggtggagcaatcttggCCTGGCGCAAAGGCTTCCATTTTCCAGGGACAGGTTGATGGAGAGCTATATCTGGACGGTTGGCTGGGCTTTTGAGCCACAGTTTGCAAGATTCAGGGAGGCGCAGACAAAAGCGAACTGCCTGATAACAACAATAGATGATGTGTATGATGTTTACGGCACCATCGATGAGCTCGAGCTGTTCACGGATGCCGTCGATAG ATGGGATGTTAATACAATGGACAAATTGCCATAG
- the LOC135608950 gene encoding monoterpene synthase 7, chloroplastic-like produces MAFCASAPSFCSLIGAHRWTSPSKASPRPCFRPHIRCAAQTPPRRSANYQPSSWSDEYIQSLRNDTKVEEDNARRMGKLTEEVKQLIYMKKGMEEQLQLIDHLQLLGVAYHFKEDIKDAFGTIYGSVEKVNMLLKDNLHATSLMFRLLREHGFDVSEGVFYRFMDEKGNLKASLRHQTEGLVSLYEASHLAKEGEQVLEEAKNFTTKQLKSLMEGSLEPHLREHVAHALELPLNWRMPRLQTRWFIEACQREANIHPVLLELAKLDFNRVQSIQQRELREVSRYFELAPRANFSTNFWLSIRWWSNLGLAQRLPFVGLMAHIQPMWALSVHSPHPLLT; encoded by the exons ATGGCTTTCTGCGCTTCTGCTCCGTCCTTCTGCAGTCTCATCGGTGCCCATCGGTGGACGTCGCCGTCCAAGGCTTCACCACGTCCATGCTTCCGACCACATATCCGGTGTGCTGCGCagactcctcctcggcgatcggctAATTACCAGCCAAGCTCGTGGAGTGACGAATACATCCAATCGCTAAGAAATGACACCAAG GTGGAGGAGGATAACGCAAGAAGGATGGGAAAACTGACGGAGGAAGTGAAACAACTGATCTACATGAAGAAGGGAATGGAGGAGCAGCTTCAACTGATCGATCACCTGCAGCTGCTTGGGGTGGCGTATCACTTTAAGGAGGATATTAAGGATGCTTTCGGGACTATATACGGTTCCGTGGAAAAGGTGAACATGTTGCTGAAGGATAATCTTCATGCCACGTCTCTTATGTTCAGGCTTCTAAGAGAACATGGGTTTGATGTTTCTGAAG GTGTATTCTACCGATTTATGGATGAGAAGGGAAACTTGAAAGCCAGCCTTCGCCACCAGACTGAAGGATTGGTGAGCTTGTACGAGGCTTCCCATCTTGCAAAGGAAGGAGAGCAAGTGCTGGAAGAAGCTAAGAACTTCACAACTAAACAGCTCAAGAGCCTCATGGAGGGATCACTTGAGCCTCATCTCAGGGAGCACGTAGCCCATGCCTTGGAGCTTCCATTGAACTGGAGGATGCCGAGGTTACAGACCAGGTGGTTTATAGAAGCATGCCAAAGGGAAGCTAACATACACCCTGTCCTACTTGAATTGGCTAAGTTGGACTTCAACAGAGTTCAGAGCATACAGCAGAGGGAACTCAGAGAAGTGTCGAGGTATTTTGAGCTTGCTCCTCGTGCAAACTTCAGCACAAACTTCTGGCTGTCGAtcagatggtggagcaatcttggCCTGGCGCAGAGGCTTCcatttgttgggctgatggcccatattcagcccatgtgggctttatcagtccacagcccacaccctctcttaacctaa